Proteins from a genomic interval of Oceanispirochaeta crateris:
- the cobO gene encoding cob(I)yrinic acid a,c-diamide adenosyltransferase produces MELEESSTESKKSRGLVLVITGNGKGKSTAGFGVVSRSVGHGYKAAVAQFIKGKWDCGERNLLVHHDVPFSVMATGFTWESKDKIADMAAAEKVWNEAKEYLTNPSYYVVLLDELTYMLSLKYLDTKDVLDTIRNRPVEQTVIITGRDALPELIELADTVSEIKDVKHAFQKGIIARKGIDW; encoded by the coding sequence ATGGAATTAGAAGAAAGCTCAACCGAGTCTAAAAAATCTAGAGGATTGGTTCTGGTGATTACTGGGAATGGTAAAGGAAAGAGTACAGCAGGATTCGGTGTGGTCAGCCGTTCTGTCGGTCATGGATATAAAGCCGCAGTAGCTCAATTTATAAAAGGGAAATGGGATTGTGGTGAAAGGAACCTTCTGGTTCACCATGATGTTCCCTTTTCAGTCATGGCTACAGGATTTACTTGGGAATCCAAAGATAAAATTGCTGATATGGCTGCGGCTGAGAAAGTTTGGAATGAAGCAAAGGAATATCTCACAAATCCATCCTATTATGTTGTTCTCCTGGATGAATTGACATATATGTTAAGCTTAAAATATCTGGATACCAAAGATGTATTAGATACAATTAGAAACAGGCCTGTTGAACAAACAGTCATTATCACCGGTCGTGATGCACTGCCAGAACTGATAGAACTTGCCGATACAGTGAGTGAAATCAAAGATGTGAAGCATGCATTTCAAAAAGGTATCATTGCTAGAAAGGGCATAGACTGGTAG
- a CDS encoding MFS transporter — protein MNKKTKMLWVLGLMAFLANGDNYAAASLLADIAGDLGLQLSTAALSVTSYMMAFGAFTLLFGPLSDRFGKANIINTAAMGTAVFSILGALSFNLPSLLLFRGMNGVFGAGIFPVTMALIGENFDDHHRQKALGMVMGLAFMGAASATTIGGAMAFLGSWRLVYLIYGIGELILAIFMLKLLERDKAKTDKLNLFSSYRIAFTNFRFMRLVSLLFLVGFTILGSFTYAGILLSESTNLNSLFIGLILSIFGIGTVVGGRVASGLRKQLGHGFLVYATLLGSLSFFLLASEAGLSVQILGFFGFGLSFIFLQSTIIATAQEKLPAMKGTAMSLAGFNMFLGGALGTFINGQIIDDYGVEQIFFNSALLIFVVGLLAAVFVARFEIRKKKTENHDDQDGRSIA, from the coding sequence GTGAATAAAAAGACAAAGATGCTCTGGGTCCTGGGGCTAATGGCTTTTTTAGCAAATGGTGACAATTATGCGGCGGCCTCTCTTTTAGCAGACATAGCGGGAGACCTGGGGCTTCAGCTGAGTACGGCAGCCTTGTCTGTCACATCTTACATGATGGCTTTTGGAGCCTTCACCTTGCTGTTCGGGCCTCTTTCCGACCGGTTCGGAAAAGCCAATATCATCAATACAGCTGCCATGGGCACCGCTGTATTCAGCATTCTTGGAGCCCTTTCATTTAACTTACCCTCTCTCCTTCTGTTTCGAGGCATGAACGGCGTATTCGGAGCAGGGATTTTTCCCGTGACAATGGCCTTGATTGGTGAAAATTTTGATGACCACCATAGGCAAAAAGCTTTGGGGATGGTCATGGGTCTGGCATTCATGGGAGCTGCCAGCGCTACAACCATAGGAGGAGCTATGGCCTTTTTGGGTTCCTGGCGTCTTGTCTATCTGATTTATGGTATCGGCGAGCTCATTTTAGCTATTTTTATGTTGAAATTGCTGGAACGGGACAAGGCGAAAACGGATAAGCTCAATCTCTTTTCTTCTTACAGGATCGCCTTTACAAATTTCAGGTTTATGAGACTTGTCTCTCTCCTATTCCTTGTAGGTTTTACGATCTTAGGCAGTTTCACTTATGCGGGTATTCTCCTCTCAGAATCTACAAATTTAAACTCACTTTTCATTGGTCTTATTCTGTCCATTTTCGGAATAGGAACCGTTGTCGGAGGAAGGGTAGCCTCAGGGCTGAGAAAGCAATTAGGCCATGGATTTCTTGTGTATGCCACGCTTCTGGGATCTCTTTCCTTCTTCCTTCTGGCTTCTGAGGCCGGACTATCAGTTCAAATCCTTGGTTTCTTTGGATTCGGTCTTTCATTTATTTTTCTTCAGTCGACAATTATAGCAACAGCCCAAGAGAAACTGCCGGCCATGAAAGGTACGGCAATGTCTCTGGCTGGTTTCAATATGTTTCTAGGGGGAGCCTTGGGGACATTCATCAATGGACAAATCATAGACGATTATGGCGTTGAGCAGATTTTTTTCAACTCAGCGTTGCTTATTTTCGTTGTCGGTCTTTTGGCCGCTGTGTTTGTAGCCCGCTTTGAAATAAGAAAGAAGAAGACTGAAAACCATGATGATCAGGATGGCCGGTCTATTGCCTAG
- a CDS encoding DsrE family protein, translating to MKNSLNILWTNANPITAELMVFMYAEASVTRGWWDEVQIIVWGATAKLVAENKVIQTRLKEIQSSGVIVNACIACATELGVVEELSALGITLMPMGQPLTDILKNNERLLTV from the coding sequence ATGAAAAATTCACTGAATATATTATGGACAAATGCAAATCCCATTACAGCGGAACTCATGGTTTTCATGTACGCCGAGGCTTCGGTCACACGAGGCTGGTGGGATGAAGTGCAGATCATTGTATGGGGTGCTACTGCAAAACTTGTCGCAGAAAATAAGGTGATTCAGACACGGTTGAAAGAGATACAATCCAGCGGAGTGATCGTCAATGCCTGTATCGCCTGTGCCACAGAACTTGGAGTTGTTGAAGAACTTAGCGCATTAGGAATTACCCTCATGCCCATGGGACAACCCCTAACGGATATTCTAAAAAATAATGAGAGATTATTGACGGTTTAA
- a CDS encoding TetR/AcrR family transcriptional regulator, with protein sequence MAKPKFDRDLIIEKSKDLFWQYGYNSSSMQDVVQATGLKPGSIYNSFGNKEALYKEALESYTSKSLKQMQQNLESASSIGIGLCQFLDDLIRQSEDQNYSACFLIKTQFEITEEEGDLHNSAVSGLERVEEVLRGFLIQEYGEELGRIRATSVMLHMHGIRVYSYRKNAVPRMHLGVREGLPWLPWDDYFASLDTQA encoded by the coding sequence ATGGCAAAACCAAAATTTGACAGAGATCTTATCATCGAAAAGTCTAAAGATCTCTTCTGGCAATATGGATACAATTCATCATCTATGCAGGATGTTGTCCAAGCAACAGGGCTCAAACCAGGATCGATCTACAACTCTTTTGGAAACAAGGAAGCCTTATACAAAGAGGCTCTGGAAAGCTATACAAGTAAAAGTCTAAAGCAGATGCAGCAGAATCTGGAAAGTGCCTCCAGCATAGGCATAGGGCTATGCCAATTCCTGGATGACCTGATAAGACAATCGGAAGATCAGAATTATAGCGCTTGTTTTCTCATCAAAACTCAATTTGAGATAACAGAAGAAGAGGGAGACCTCCATAACAGTGCCGTTTCAGGTTTGGAGAGAGTAGAAGAGGTCTTGAGAGGCTTTCTTATACAGGAGTACGGGGAAGAACTTGGCCGAATACGTGCGACCAGTGTCATGCTTCATATGCATGGGATACGGGTCTACAGTTACAGAAAAAATGCTGTGCCGAGGATGCACCTTGGTGTGAGAGAAGGCTTACCCTGGCTCCCCTGGGACGATTATTTTGCTTCACTTGATACTCAGGCATAG
- a CDS encoding GH116 family glycosyl-hydrolase yields MRKNFEYTNEHQTSISFPLGGIGSGCIGLAGNGHLQDWEIFNRPAKGQYNEFSHFSIKVEDETRVLDARVLNGDLNPPFTGPLGTEKTLEGFGFGPRRETLAGLPHFESNTFKGTFPIAELSFSDMKFPGKVVMEAFNPLIPHEEDDSSIPAAFFSFTITNTQDKTLYYYLNGILGNPYKGKTRNTFSKKSGISKIMLDSLDQNKDDISSGDLCIATDSEDVSFQEYLYRGEWFDALEVYWKDMTSFGPFKKRSYAPEDLNIRDNALLSSRIKLAAGESKTIRYTISWSHPVNKNTWGRMKSGRTTPYTEEEKYWLGKSWLNYYAVLWSNSTDSAEYSLLNWNRLYRSTVAFRNALFASSLPESVLDAVTSNVSILKSPTVWRLEDGTFYGWEGSGENEGSCEGTCSHVWGYAQVLPFLFPKLSRSVRQAEYEYNWADDGSLTFRLMLPIGSPRWHFRPAVDGQFATIMKTYREWKICGDFSWLKKLWPKVKKALEFAWASENLDQWDPGKTGILTGMQHHTLDMELFGPNAWLSGMYLGALKACSEMARAMDDLDSAKEYEEILEKGCRILNRDLFNGEYFIQKIDLKNKKLLEPFVDKGLFNFDNNDGTIYDIYWSEEHKELKYQIAEGVSIDQLLGQWHSDIYGLGDIFEISQTQKALRSLMKYNFRENMREHYNPCRLFCLNDESGLVICSWPENKERPTIPVPYSQETMHGFEYAAADLMIRRGLIEEGLKVVKSVRDRYDGFRRNPWNEMECGSNYARSMASYSLLLTFSGFTFDGRIKHIGFKPIFDGPSSFFWSFNTAWGSFTIENEKSSFVILGGNLELKSFGLPKNSSVRTIRKNEIEINFKLKKSQILFEDIISIRVGDSLDFIS; encoded by the coding sequence ATGAGAAAGAATTTTGAATATACAAATGAACATCAGACATCCATTTCTTTTCCTCTAGGTGGAATAGGTAGTGGTTGTATTGGATTAGCAGGTAATGGCCATCTACAGGACTGGGAGATATTTAACAGACCTGCAAAGGGGCAGTACAATGAATTTTCCCATTTTTCTATTAAAGTGGAAGATGAGACCAGGGTGCTGGATGCCAGAGTTTTAAATGGTGATTTGAATCCACCCTTCACCGGGCCTCTCGGAACAGAAAAGACTTTAGAAGGTTTTGGATTTGGACCTCGCAGAGAAACTCTTGCAGGCTTACCACATTTTGAATCCAATACTTTCAAAGGAACTTTTCCTATTGCTGAGTTGAGTTTCTCAGATATGAAATTTCCAGGAAAAGTCGTGATGGAAGCGTTCAATCCCTTAATTCCTCATGAGGAAGATGATAGCAGTATTCCTGCAGCATTTTTCTCTTTTACTATTACAAATACTCAAGATAAGACTCTTTATTATTATTTAAATGGAATCCTGGGTAATCCATATAAGGGAAAAACGAGAAATACCTTTTCTAAAAAATCTGGTATTTCAAAAATAATGCTAGATTCTTTGGATCAAAATAAAGACGATATTTCTTCGGGTGATCTCTGCATTGCTACTGATTCAGAAGATGTATCATTTCAGGAATATCTTTATCGAGGAGAATGGTTTGATGCTTTAGAAGTCTATTGGAAGGATATGACTAGTTTTGGTCCTTTCAAGAAGAGATCATATGCACCAGAAGATTTAAATATCAGAGACAATGCTTTACTTTCATCCAGGATTAAACTCGCAGCAGGTGAAAGTAAAACTATTCGCTACACTATTTCCTGGAGCCATCCAGTCAATAAAAACACTTGGGGGCGAATGAAGTCAGGGAGGACAACCCCCTATACGGAAGAAGAAAAATACTGGTTGGGAAAAAGTTGGCTTAATTACTATGCTGTTCTTTGGAGTAATTCAACAGATTCAGCGGAGTATTCTCTTCTTAATTGGAATAGGTTATATAGAAGTACTGTAGCTTTTAGGAATGCTCTCTTTGCTTCATCCCTGCCTGAATCCGTATTGGATGCTGTAACATCAAATGTTTCTATACTGAAAAGCCCTACGGTTTGGCGTCTTGAGGATGGTACATTTTACGGATGGGAAGGTTCTGGTGAAAATGAAGGATCATGTGAAGGCACATGTTCCCATGTTTGGGGATATGCTCAGGTACTTCCATTTTTATTTCCTAAACTTTCCCGGTCTGTAAGACAAGCTGAATATGAGTATAACTGGGCTGATGATGGTAGTCTTACTTTCAGGCTTATGCTCCCTATCGGCTCTCCTCGCTGGCATTTTAGACCAGCTGTGGATGGTCAATTTGCTACCATTATGAAGACTTATCGTGAATGGAAAATTTGCGGTGATTTCTCATGGTTAAAAAAATTGTGGCCGAAAGTCAAAAAAGCACTTGAATTTGCATGGGCATCAGAAAATCTTGACCAGTGGGATCCTGGAAAAACCGGAATACTAACTGGAATGCAGCACCATACTTTGGATATGGAATTGTTCGGTCCTAATGCCTGGTTAAGTGGTATGTATTTAGGGGCATTAAAAGCCTGCTCTGAGATGGCTAGGGCAATGGATGATCTGGATTCCGCAAAAGAGTATGAAGAGATTTTAGAAAAAGGATGCCGGATTTTAAATAGAGATCTTTTTAACGGCGAGTATTTTATCCAGAAAATTGATTTGAAGAATAAAAAATTGCTGGAACCCTTTGTTGATAAAGGATTATTCAATTTTGATAACAATGACGGTACAATTTATGATATCTACTGGAGTGAAGAACACAAAGAACTGAAGTACCAGATTGCAGAAGGAGTTTCTATAGATCAGTTATTGGGCCAATGGCATTCTGATATTTATGGGTTGGGGGATATCTTTGAGATATCTCAGACTCAAAAGGCTCTTCGATCTCTTATGAAATACAATTTCCGTGAAAACATGAGAGAACACTACAATCCATGCCGCTTGTTCTGTCTTAATGATGAATCAGGATTGGTTATTTGTTCCTGGCCTGAGAATAAGGAACGTCCGACTATCCCTGTGCCATACTCCCAGGAAACCATGCATGGATTTGAATACGCTGCGGCTGATTTGATGATTCGCAGAGGATTGATCGAGGAGGGGTTGAAAGTCGTAAAAAGTGTTCGTGACAGATATGATGGATTCAGGAGAAACCCATGGAATGAAATGGAGTGCGGAAGTAATTACGCAAGGTCCATGGCTAGTTATTCACTCTTACTGACTTTTTCCGGTTTTACTTTCGATGGTCGAATTAAGCATATTGGTTTTAAACCTATATTTGATGGTCCTTCTTCCTTTTTTTGGAGCTTTAACACAGCATGGGGATCTTTTACAATTGAGAATGAAAAATCCTCATTCGTTATTCTAGGTGGAAATCTTGAATTGAAGTCTTTCGGTCTCCCAAAGAATAGTTCTGTTCGTACCATAAGAAAAAATGAAATTGAAATCAATTTTAAGCTCAAAAAATCACAGATTCTATTCGAAGATATAATTTCAATTAGAGTGGGAGATTCCCTGGATTTTATTTCTTAG